One segment of Clostridium ljungdahlii DSM 13528 DNA contains the following:
- the pglZ gene encoding BREX-1 system phosphatase PglZ type A, translated as MNLKEIKNVLTETFNKELDCGKKRHIVFWYDEEGEFAEDIDELSPDNVRVLKLTENNSYAIKYEIEKVDKISHFLIYANMQKPSPRENYLLDILKYSTEFSTDKTTAIMRELGVNDDSLKGVFKRYLKFFNNKERYASFMKYEIENYTEEKIDIAVLSVLCKLDVCDIESVIKALFAEELKDNNKYLEAIEKFGDVKAFWRLAEKYYGFNLEDKNLEKLILFFMVTNLSYTLDEAIPRTWGKYVSSKKSDCIVFMSHFMSHSVDSKIYDALSNKFEDKLNIQLYIKEWDIDNYIKCDVFKAFDKAIISKLVEQLLDDIGEYDKYTEIISARRTTHFFNDFEQEYEAINAAVELFKVKKNIGEFIRQYKVQEFFEKYTNENYVIDKAYRRFYAAFDKLEDKEALVELREKVENTYVNWFVDELSVKWSNAISDELQDNWNIPLITEQKDFYNTFIRQHVIKGERVFVIISDALRYEAAKEFSDILNIERKGFTEIYAMQGVIPSYTKLGMASLLPNDKIEIDDKAEIIVDGINSAGTDNREKVLLKYSENSVAIQYKDLIEMSRSEFRKTFNGKKLIYIYHNSIDAVGDHAATEREVFNAVDETFKELKTLINDLINNVSASNIYITSDHGFIYKRGLITESDKTSKNAEDAAVEKRRFIISDKKQNMEGTICFSMDYILGKDSGKYVTVPRGSNRFKVQGEGANFVHGGATLQEIVVPVIKFKNDRSKNGKSDTRKVEVKLTNISRKITSVITYLEFFQTEKVEDKKIPVRLKIYFTDEEGNRISNENIIIADSKSTKPEDRSYKEKFILKSMTYDKKKKYYLIMEDEEEAVENIYEKIPFIIDIAISNDFEF; from the coding sequence ATGAATTTAAAAGAGATAAAAAATGTATTAACAGAAACGTTTAATAAGGAACTTGACTGCGGAAAAAAGAGGCATATAGTTTTCTGGTATGATGAGGAAGGCGAATTTGCTGAAGATATAGATGAATTAAGCCCTGATAATGTAAGGGTTTTAAAGCTTACTGAAAATAATAGTTATGCAATAAAATATGAAATTGAAAAAGTTGATAAGATATCACATTTTCTTATTTATGCTAATATGCAGAAACCATCACCAAGGGAAAATTATCTCTTAGATATTTTAAAATATAGTACTGAGTTTTCTACAGATAAAACTACTGCTATCATGAGAGAACTTGGGGTAAATGATGATAGCTTAAAGGGTGTTTTTAAGAGGTATCTAAAGTTCTTTAATAATAAAGAAAGATATGCAAGCTTTATGAAATATGAAATAGAAAATTATACAGAAGAAAAAATTGATATAGCAGTGCTTTCTGTATTGTGTAAATTAGATGTTTGTGACATTGAATCGGTGATAAAAGCATTGTTTGCAGAAGAATTAAAAGATAACAATAAATATTTAGAGGCTATAGAAAAGTTTGGTGATGTAAAAGCATTTTGGAGATTAGCTGAGAAATATTATGGATTTAATTTAGAGGACAAAAATTTAGAAAAATTAATATTATTTTTTATGGTTACAAATTTGAGCTATACACTAGATGAAGCTATACCAAGAACTTGGGGAAAATATGTATCTTCTAAAAAATCAGACTGTATAGTATTCATGAGCCACTTTATGAGTCATTCTGTAGATTCAAAAATATATGATGCACTTTCAAATAAATTTGAAGATAAATTAAATATACAGCTGTATATAAAAGAATGGGATATTGATAATTACATAAAATGTGATGTATTTAAGGCTTTTGATAAGGCAATTATAAGTAAACTAGTGGAACAACTGTTAGATGATATTGGTGAATATGATAAATATACTGAAATAATATCAGCGAGAAGAACAACGCACTTTTTCAATGATTTTGAACAGGAATATGAAGCTATAAATGCTGCTGTGGAATTGTTTAAAGTTAAAAAGAACATAGGTGAATTTATAAGACAATATAAAGTCCAAGAGTTTTTTGAAAAGTATACAAATGAGAATTATGTAATAGATAAGGCATATAGAAGATTTTATGCAGCCTTTGACAAATTGGAAGATAAGGAAGCATTGGTTGAATTAAGAGAGAAAGTAGAAAATACTTATGTAAATTGGTTTGTAGATGAATTATCAGTTAAATGGTCTAATGCAATTAGTGACGAATTACAAGATAATTGGAATATACCACTTATTACTGAGCAAAAGGATTTCTACAATACTTTTATAAGACAGCACGTGATTAAAGGTGAAAGAGTATTTGTAATTATATCAGATGCATTGAGATATGAGGCTGCAAAAGAGTTTAGTGATATATTAAATATTGAAAGAAAAGGCTTTACGGAAATATATGCTATGCAGGGGGTAATACCTTCTTATACCAAATTGGGTATGGCAAGTTTACTCCCTAACGATAAGATTGAAATAGATGATAAAGCAGAAATAATAGTAGACGGCATTAATTCTGCTGGAACAGATAATAGAGAAAAAGTTTTACTAAAATACTCTGAGAACAGTGTTGCTATTCAATATAAAGATTTAATAGAAATGTCAAGAAGTGAATTTAGAAAAACTTTTAATGGAAAGAAATTAATATATATATACCATAATTCTATAGACGCAGTAGGGGATCATGCAGCAACAGAAAGAGAAGTATTTAATGCTGTGGATGAAACTTTTAAGGAGTTAAAAACTTTAATAAATGACTTGATTAATAATGTTAGTGCTTCAAATATATATATTACTTCAGATCACGGATTTATATATAAGCGAGGCTTAATAACTGAAAGTGATAAGACATCTAAAAATGCAGAAGATGCAGCAGTTGAAAAGCGGAGATTTATAATCAGTGATAAAAAACAAAACATGGAAGGGACAATTTGTTTCTCTATGGATTATATACTAGGAAAAGACAGCGGTAAGTATGTTACTGTTCCTAGAGGATCAAATAGATTTAAGGTTCAAGGAGAAGGAGCAAACTTTGTTCATGGAGGAGCAACATTACAGGAAATTGTAGTTCCAGTTATAAAGTTTAAAAATGATCGAAGTAAGAATGGAAAATCAGATACAAGAAAAGTAGAAGTTAAACTTACCAATATCTCAAGAAAAATTACTAGTGTTATAACTTACTTAGAGTTTTTCCAAACTGAGAAGGTAGAGGATAAAAAGATACCAGTAAGATTAAAAATTTATTTTACTGATGAAGAAGGAAATAGAATTAGTAATGAAAATATAATTATTGCTGATAGTAAATCTACTAAACCTGAGGACAGAAGTTATAAAGAGAAGTTTATATTGAAAAGCATGACATATGATAAGAAAAAGAAATATTACTTAATAATGGAAGATGAGGAAGAAGCGGTAGAGAATATATATGAGAAGATACCATTTATTATTGATATTGCGATATCTAATGATTTTGAATTTTAA
- the pglX gene encoding BREX-1 system adenine-specific DNA-methyltransferase PglX, producing the protein MDKSAIKNFAVNARVKLKEQIEQKAYTFGITKNEIKSVETFEDAFEVNGNRYDKRLLKHRESLVKKINEKGFDQVIEEVAYTWFNRLIAIRFMEVNEYLPSGIRVLSSTDSNKAEPDIIREAANLDFENLNVDLIYKFQDENNTEELFKYLLIKQCNELGKIMHVVFEEIEDYTELLLPDNLLQEGSIIRDLVTSITEEDFKEQVEIIGWLYQYYISQKKDEVFADLKKNKKITKENIPAATQLFTPDWIVKYMVENSLGRLWLESHPDDELKAKWKYYLEEAKQEPEVMKQLQVIRDKNKDLKPEDIKFLDPCMGSGHILVYAFDVLYDIYKSAGYSEREIPKLILEKNIYGLDIDDRAAQLSYFAVMMKARSYSRRIFRKKIDLNVCSIQESNGFSKEAIDFFASGNELLKEDVEYLINVFDDAKEYGSILEVKGIDFDVIERRVEEIRNSGTNDLFELQYKNIILERIPDLIKQGKILSQKYDVVCTNPPYMGKKSINDRLSDYLNKNYPDTKSDLGTVFMELCINLADRLGYISMINIPSWMFLTSYEKLRKKIINNHTIINMLHNGRGVFGSDFGTTAFVIRNNFIDKYVSYYKKLFQKQGEVDSITEKEKIFFSNKGIYINNQQDFKVVDGNPIAYWLSKDMKEAFKRGIKLANIAEVKQGLATSDNDRFVRMWMEVNYNKIGFNIKDRKENNYKSSKWFPYNKGGQFRKWYGNNIYIVNWENDGYEIKNFKKSVVRNENYYFREGITWTLISSSLFGVRISPNGYVFDVNGMTLFIDKSKIYYVLSFMTSKVCFEVLRIINSTMAFQVGDISRLPIILNESYVSIVNVLCEENINISKNDWNMFETSWNFQLHPIISHRNVSKTLKDAFYNWSVFSNEQFNIIKSNEEELNRIFIDIYGLQDELTPDVEEKNVTIRKADKIRDIKSFISYSVGCMFGRYSLDEEGLIYAGGEFSQDRYKTFKVDIDNVIPITDDEYFEDDIVSRFIEFVKITFSEETLEENLDYIADTLGKKGNETSRQTIRRYFLKDFYKDHLKTYQKRPIYWLFDSGKNDGFKALIYMHRYDVGTVARVRTDYLHLLQRKYEAEVNRLDMIMENANVSTREKNEARKKKEKIQKQILECIQYDQVIAHVANQKISIDLDDGVKVNYAKFQGVEVPQGEGKKPLKANLLAKI; encoded by the coding sequence ATGGATAAATCCGCAATTAAAAATTTTGCAGTTAATGCAAGGGTTAAATTAAAGGAGCAAATAGAACAAAAGGCATATACTTTTGGCATAACAAAGAATGAAATAAAAAGTGTAGAAACTTTTGAAGATGCATTTGAGGTGAATGGTAATAGGTATGACAAAAGATTACTTAAACATAGGGAAAGTTTAGTTAAAAAGATAAATGAAAAAGGGTTTGATCAAGTTATTGAAGAAGTCGCATATACCTGGTTTAATAGATTAATTGCCATTAGATTTATGGAAGTAAATGAATATTTACCTAGCGGGATAAGGGTTTTATCATCTACTGATAGTAATAAAGCAGAACCTGATATCATTCGTGAAGCAGCAAACTTAGATTTTGAAAATTTAAATGTAGATTTAATTTATAAATTTCAGGATGAAAACAATACAGAAGAATTATTTAAGTATTTACTTATAAAACAATGTAATGAACTTGGGAAAATAATGCATGTAGTTTTTGAAGAAATAGAAGATTATACGGAATTACTATTACCAGATAATTTACTTCAAGAAGGATCAATAATAAGAGATTTAGTAACATCTATCACAGAAGAAGATTTTAAAGAACAAGTAGAAATTATAGGATGGTTATATCAATACTATATTTCACAAAAGAAAGATGAAGTTTTTGCAGATTTAAAGAAAAATAAAAAGATTACAAAGGAAAATATACCAGCAGCCACACAATTGTTTACGCCTGATTGGATAGTAAAGTACATGGTGGAAAATTCGTTGGGAAGGCTTTGGCTAGAAAGTCATCCAGATGATGAATTAAAGGCTAAGTGGAAGTACTATTTAGAAGAAGCAAAGCAAGAACCAGAAGTTATGAAACAGTTACAGGTTATAAGGGATAAAAATAAAGATTTAAAACCTGAAGATATAAAATTCCTAGATCCATGTATGGGATCAGGCCATATTCTTGTTTATGCATTTGACGTATTATATGACATTTATAAATCAGCAGGATATTCAGAAAGAGAAATTCCTAAACTCATATTGGAGAAGAATATTTATGGTTTAGATATAGATGACAGGGCAGCGCAATTATCATATTTTGCTGTTATGATGAAGGCTAGAAGTTATAGTAGAAGAATATTTAGAAAAAAAATAGACTTAAATGTGTGCTCTATTCAAGAGAGTAATGGATTTTCTAAAGAAGCCATAGATTTTTTTGCAAGTGGTAATGAACTGTTAAAAGAAGATGTAGAGTATTTAATAAATGTATTTGATGACGCAAAAGAATATGGTTCTATATTAGAAGTTAAAGGGATTGATTTTGATGTAATTGAGAGAAGAGTTGAAGAGATAAGAAATAGCGGTACCAATGATTTATTTGAATTGCAGTATAAGAATATTATTTTGGAGAGGATACCTGATTTGATAAAACAGGGCAAAATATTAAGTCAAAAGTATGATGTTGTTTGTACTAATCCACCTTACATGGGCAAGAAAAGTATAAATGATAGATTGAGTGATTATTTAAATAAAAATTATCCAGATACAAAAAGTGATTTAGGTACAGTCTTTATGGAATTATGTATTAATCTTGCAGACAGACTAGGATATATATCAATGATAAATATACCATCTTGGATGTTTTTGACATCGTATGAGAAGTTGCGCAAGAAGATTATTAATAATCATACTATTATTAATATGTTACATAATGGTAGAGGTGTTTTTGGATCAGACTTTGGAACAACTGCATTTGTAATTAGAAATAATTTCATAGATAAGTATGTTTCTTATTATAAAAAGTTATTTCAGAAACAAGGGGAAGTTGATAGTATAACTGAAAAAGAAAAAATTTTTTTTAGTAATAAAGGTATTTACATTAATAATCAGCAAGATTTTAAAGTTGTAGATGGAAATCCTATAGCATACTGGCTAAGTAAAGATATGAAGGAAGCATTTAAAAGAGGAATAAAACTAGCCAATATTGCAGAAGTGAAGCAAGGATTGGCGACTTCAGATAATGATAGGTTTGTAAGAATGTGGATGGAAGTAAATTATAATAAAATTGGATTTAATATAAAAGATAGAAAAGAAAATAATTACAAAAGTAGTAAATGGTTTCCGTATAATAAAGGTGGACAGTTTAGAAAGTGGTATGGGAATAACATATATATTGTAAACTGGGAGAATGATGGATATGAAATTAAAAACTTTAAAAAATCAGTGGTTAGAAATGAGAATTATTATTTTAGAGAAGGCATAACTTGGACGTTAATTAGTAGCAGTCTTTTTGGTGTGAGGATAAGTCCTAATGGATATGTATTTGATGTGAATGGTATGACACTATTTATAGATAAAAGCAAAATATACTATGTGTTATCTTTTATGACTAGTAAAGTATGTTTTGAAGTGCTAAGAATTATTAATTCAACAATGGCATTTCAGGTAGGCGATATTAGTAGATTACCCATAATATTGAATGAATCATATGTTTCAATAGTTAATGTTTTATGTGAAGAAAACATTAATATATCTAAGAATGATTGGAATATGTTTGAAACATCATGGAATTTTCAATTACATCCAATCATTTCACATAGAAATGTTTCAAAGACACTAAAAGATGCATTCTACAATTGGAGTGTTTTTTCTAATGAACAATTTAATATAATAAAGTCAAATGAAGAAGAATTAAATAGAATTTTTATTGACATTTATGGACTTCAAGATGAATTAACTCCAGATGTAGAGGAGAAGAATGTAACTATTAGAAAGGCAGATAAGATTCGTGATATTAAATCCTTCATTTCATACTCGGTAGGTTGTATGTTTGGCAGGTACTCTTTAGATGAAGAAGGTTTAATCTATGCTGGTGGAGAGTTTAGTCAAGACAGATATAAAACATTTAAAGTAGATATAGATAATGTAATTCCAATTACTGATGATGAATACTTTGAAGATGATATAGTGAGTCGTTTTATAGAATTTGTTAAGATTACTTTTAGTGAGGAAACTTTAGAAGAAAACTTGGATTATATTGCTGATACTTTAGGTAAAAAAGGAAATGAAACGTCAAGGCAGACAATAAGAAGATATTTCTTAAAAGACTTTTATAAGGATCATCTTAAAACTTATCAAAAGAGACCAATTTATTGGCTTTTTGATTCAGGTAAAAATGATGGATTCAAAGCTTTAATTTACATGCATAGATATGATGTTGGCACTGTAGCAAGAGTTAGAACAGATTATTTGCATTTACTTCAAAGAAAGTATGAGGCTGAGGTAAATAGATTAGATATGATTATGGAAAACGCCAATGTTTCAACAAGGGAAAAGAATGAAGCAAGAAAGAAAAAGGAAAAGATACAAAAACAAATACTTGAATGCATTCAATATGATCAAGTTATTGCCCACGTAGCAAATCAGAAGATAAGTATAGATCTTGATGATGGTGTTAAAGTAAATTATGCTAAATTTCAGGGGGTAGAAGTACCACAAGGGGAAGGTAAGAAGCCGTTAAAGGCTAATTTATTGGCAAAAATATAG
- the brxC gene encoding BREX system P-loop protein BrxC has translation MELKKMFLKDIERDIKGVIKVGQDDDSDIFQELDEYVVTNELLGHFGDFFEAYKKGILDHTDKMGVWISGFFGSGKSHFLKILSYLLENRVVNGKKSIEYFDNKVYDPMVVADMKQAGDITADVILFNIDSKSESDSKADKDSILKVFNKVFNEMQGFCGSIPWVADLERQMVKDEVYEDFKAEFEKISGSSWEDSREDFFYEEDSIVEALSKTTKMSEETARDWYNKAEENYSLSIEKFAQRVKEYIETKGKNHHVLFLVDEIGQYIGSDSQLMLNLQTVVEDLGTYCGGKAWVIVTSQQDIDSVTKVKGNDFSKIQGRFNTRLSLSSANVDEVIKKRILQKKPGAADSLKLLYEDKCSILKNLITFSNDTAEMKVYENENDFAEVYPFIPYQFNLLQSVFTGIRIHGASGKHLAEGERSLLSAFQESSIKYENEEMGVLIPFSAFYDTIESFLDANIKTVIIHAKNNSKLNEEDVEVLKLLFMIKYVKEIPSNLENISTLLVKHIDDDKLEIKKKVEESLKKLVRQTLIQKNGEEYIFLTHEEQDVNREIKSITIDMGEVIQKVGGTIFEEIYTEKKYRYSSKYDFPYNAMIDDIPRGQQNNEIGLKVITPYFETGIDLTHQELKLMSARENNVIIKLPNDTTFLEEMEEILKIQAYLRVKSGTASTQVIEDIKTRKSREVSERKDRVKNLLIEGLKTAEMFANSELLDIKEKNPVERINDAFKTLIDTLYSKLNYIKEYIDSSRELQDILLNNNVQGSFIEEKNKLAIDEVNSYIERNTSRNIPMTMKGIIGLYSKAPYGWVELDIAAIIIKLFKAQEIKIEYNSQYLTTDDRDVVKYLTKRDYLDKVLVKKRAKTPVKYITNVKELCKELFNYSAVPADEDGLMSRFKDLTQGEIASIRELLVYYKQANYPGKDILEEGKRIFDEVISIKDTMEFYEKCYELKDDFLDYADYSEDVKKFFKNQKKFFDDALEKIEIYNKNKTYVLDEQAIDLIQKINEIVRSKEPYSKIPQLPGLIEEFSNRFTDLLEVECEPVRKVIQLDCEKVLNELSLYEFKDELSAKFQKRFDDLISRLDRANNFYEAIAMKEESDRLKMRSFEEISKEVERRKPPVVPNPEPVVGGGADIIRGEKPPVYKIKKTKNISIANILHGAKTIETEADIDELLKDIKAKLKQELNEDTRIKLV, from the coding sequence ATGGAACTTAAGAAGATGTTCTTAAAGGATATAGAAAGGGATATAAAAGGAGTTATTAAAGTAGGACAGGATGATGACTCCGATATTTTTCAAGAACTAGATGAATATGTAGTTACAAATGAATTACTAGGACATTTTGGTGACTTCTTTGAAGCATATAAAAAGGGTATATTAGATCATACAGATAAAATGGGAGTTTGGATATCAGGTTTCTTTGGTTCTGGTAAATCACATTTTCTAAAAATATTATCATATTTGCTTGAGAACAGGGTGGTAAATGGCAAAAAATCTATTGAATACTTTGATAATAAAGTTTACGATCCAATGGTTGTGGCAGATATGAAACAGGCAGGGGATATTACAGCAGATGTTATTTTATTTAATATTGATTCAAAGAGTGAATCAGATTCTAAGGCAGACAAAGATTCCATATTAAAAGTATTTAATAAGGTGTTTAATGAAATGCAAGGCTTTTGTGGTTCTATACCATGGGTTGCAGATTTAGAAAGACAAATGGTTAAAGATGAAGTGTATGAAGATTTTAAGGCAGAGTTTGAAAAGATATCAGGGAGCAGTTGGGAAGATTCAAGAGAAGATTTTTTCTATGAGGAAGATTCTATTGTAGAGGCATTATCTAAAACTACTAAAATGAGTGAAGAAACAGCAAGAGATTGGTACAACAAAGCAGAAGAAAATTATAGTTTAAGTATAGAGAAGTTTGCTCAAAGGGTTAAAGAATATATTGAAACAAAAGGTAAAAATCATCATGTACTTTTTTTAGTGGATGAGATTGGACAATACATAGGCAGCGATTCTCAGTTAATGCTAAATTTGCAAACAGTCGTTGAAGATTTAGGAACATACTGTGGTGGTAAAGCATGGGTTATCGTTACTAGTCAGCAAGATATAGACTCTGTAACAAAGGTAAAAGGAAACGATTTTAGTAAAATTCAAGGCAGATTTAATACTAGATTGTCACTATCATCTGCAAATGTAGATGAAGTAATTAAAAAGCGTATACTACAAAAAAAACCAGGAGCAGCAGATTCATTGAAATTGCTGTATGAAGATAAGTGTTCTATATTAAAAAATTTAATAACTTTTTCAAATGATACGGCTGAAATGAAAGTATATGAAAACGAAAATGATTTTGCCGAAGTGTATCCATTTATACCTTATCAGTTTAATTTACTTCAATCGGTATTTACAGGAATTAGAATACATGGTGCATCTGGTAAGCATTTAGCTGAAGGTGAAAGGTCACTACTTAGCGCATTTCAAGAGTCATCAATTAAATATGAAAATGAAGAAATGGGCGTATTAATACCATTTTCAGCATTTTATGATACCATAGAATCATTTTTAGATGCTAATATAAAAACCGTCATAATTCACGCAAAAAACAACTCGAAGCTTAACGAGGAAGATGTAGAAGTATTAAAACTTTTATTTATGATTAAGTATGTAAAAGAAATACCTTCAAATCTTGAAAACATATCTACATTATTAGTTAAGCATATAGATGATGATAAATTAGAGATTAAAAAGAAAGTAGAAGAATCATTAAAGAAATTAGTAAGACAAACCCTTATTCAAAAAAATGGAGAAGAATATATATTCCTAACTCACGAAGAGCAGGATGTTAATAGGGAAATTAAGAGTATAACAATTGATATGGGAGAAGTCATACAAAAAGTTGGTGGAACAATATTTGAAGAAATTTATACTGAAAAGAAATATAGATATTCTTCAAAATATGATTTCCCATATAATGCAATGATAGATGACATACCAAGAGGACAGCAAAATAATGAAATTGGGTTAAAAGTAATTACACCTTATTTTGAAACAGGTATAGATCTTACCCATCAAGAATTAAAATTGATGTCTGCAAGAGAGAATAATGTAATTATAAAATTACCAAATGATACAACATTCCTAGAAGAAATGGAAGAAATATTAAAAATTCAAGCATATCTAAGAGTAAAAAGTGGTACTGCATCAACACAGGTCATAGAGGATATAAAAACTAGAAAATCAAGAGAAGTTTCTGAAAGAAAAGATAGAGTTAAAAATCTATTAATTGAAGGGTTAAAAACTGCTGAAATGTTTGCAAATTCGGAGCTTTTGGATATTAAAGAAAAGAACCCAGTTGAACGTATAAATGATGCATTTAAGACATTAATAGATACGCTATATAGCAAACTAAATTATATTAAGGAATATATAGATAGTTCAAGAGAGTTACAAGATATTCTATTAAACAATAATGTTCAGGGAAGTTTTATTGAAGAAAAAAATAAGTTAGCAATAGATGAAGTAAATAGTTATATTGAAAGAAATACATCAAGAAACATTCCTATGACCATGAAAGGGATTATAGGATTATATTCAAAAGCCCCCTATGGATGGGTAGAACTTGATATTGCAGCAATAATAATAAAATTATTTAAGGCTCAGGAAATAAAGATAGAATATAATAGTCAGTATTTAACTACTGATGATAGGGATGTAGTAAAATATTTAACAAAGAGGGATTATTTAGATAAAGTATTAGTCAAGAAGAGAGCAAAAACTCCAGTAAAATATATAACTAATGTTAAAGAATTATGTAAGGAATTATTTAATTATTCTGCTGTGCCGGCTGATGAAGATGGACTTATGAGTAGGTTTAAAGACTTAACACAGGGAGAAATAGCAAGTATAAGAGAACTCCTAGTATATTATAAGCAAGCAAATTATCCAGGTAAAGATATACTTGAGGAAGGAAAGAGAATTTTTGATGAAGTAATAAGTATAAAAGATACTATGGAGTTTTATGAAAAATGTTATGAGTTAAAGGATGACTTTTTAGATTATGCAGATTATTCTGAGGATGTAAAAAAATTCTTTAAGAATCAAAAGAAATTCTTTGATGATGCTTTAGAAAAAATTGAAATCTATAATAAAAATAAGACTTATGTTTTAGATGAACAGGCTATAGATTTAATACAAAAGATTAATGAGATAGTTAGAAGTAAAGAACCATATTCTAAGATACCTCAATTACCAGGATTGATTGAAGAATTTTCAAATAGATTTACTGATTTACTAGAAGTAGAATGTGAGCCAGTAAGAAAGGTAATTCAATTAGACTGCGAGAAAGTATTAAATGAACTTAGTTTATATGAATTTAAAGATGAATTAAGTGCCAAGTTTCAAAAGAGATTTGATGATTTGATTAGTAGACTAGATAGGGCTAACAATTTCTATGAAGCAATAGCAATGAAAGAAGAAAGCGATAGATTAAAAATGCGTTCTTTTGAAGAAATATCAAAAGAAGTAGAAAGAAGAAAGCCACCAGTAGTGCCAAATCCAGAACCAGTTGTAGGCGGCGGTGCTGATATAATAAGGGGAGAAAAGCCTCCGGTATATAAGATAAAGAAAACAAAGAATATAAGCATAGCCAACATACTTCATGGAGCCAAAACTATAGAAACTGAAGCTGATATTGATGAGTTATTAAAGGATATAAAAGCAAAGTTAAAGCAGGAATTAAATGAGGATACCAGAATAAAACTTGTTTAA
- a CDS encoding DUF1788 domain-containing protein, with protein MKTIYQRLDGIIPKITDKSFRENKGLGNEISYYIFDYEPKYELLVRDHIQFIKQKISDEYSNIHIKEFDLYEIILETMDKKGYLQKNIEMEKKKGSKYVFNAIRKSLRLTLKNDMVLDYIVNRVEPNDIVFITGVGKAWPIMRSHTVLNNLHNAIDQVPVVMFFPGEYDGLELILFNEIKDDNYYRAFQLIDKY; from the coding sequence ATGAAAACTATATATCAAAGATTGGATGGAATAATACCTAAGATTACAGATAAATCCTTTAGGGAAAATAAAGGGTTAGGTAATGAGATAAGTTATTATATATTTGATTATGAACCTAAGTATGAACTTTTGGTAAGAGATCATATTCAGTTCATAAAACAAAAAATTAGCGATGAATACTCTAATATTCATATAAAAGAATTTGATTTATATGAAATAATATTAGAAACGATGGATAAAAAAGGATATCTGCAAAAAAACATTGAAATGGAGAAGAAAAAAGGTAGCAAATATGTTTTTAATGCTATTAGAAAATCACTTAGATTGACTCTTAAAAATGATATGGTTTTGGATTATATAGTAAATAGAGTTGAACCTAATGATATTGTGTTTATAACTGGTGTTGGCAAAGCATGGCCAATTATGCGTTCACATACAGTATTGAATAATTTACATAATGCAATTGATCAAGTGCCTGTAGTTATGTTTTTTCCAGGGGAATATGATGGCTTAGAATTGATTTTATTTAATGAGATCAAAGATGATAATTATTATAGGGCATTTCAATTAATAGATAAATATTAA
- a CDS encoding DUF1819 family protein, whose amino-acid sequence MTKQLEYKSTIKSMPYLYIETKKAASLILKGFNDYEIKNMSIKENIFQMKSEARKKEIASITLKRLKSLDEFLLDKLVNGDLETSKQIVIYMIMKTDRLFFEFMSEVYRNKNILREKYITDSDFNVYFQRKCEQSDTVASWKEYTFYKLKQVLTRILFEAGFIKNQKGDKEITIPIVDCDLAQHLKEIGDGIYLEVMLGHKS is encoded by the coding sequence ATGACTAAACAATTAGAATATAAATCCACAATAAAATCGATGCCTTACCTTTATATAGAAACAAAAAAGGCTGCAAGCCTTATTTTAAAAGGATTTAATGATTATGAAATAAAAAATATGTCTATTAAAGAAAATATTTTCCAGATGAAATCTGAAGCACGAAAAAAAGAAATTGCGTCAATAACATTAAAAAGATTAAAGAGTTTAGATGAATTCCTACTTGATAAATTAGTGAATGGAGATTTAGAAACGAGTAAGCAAATTGTGATTTATATGATTATGAAAACTGATAGGCTATTTTTTGAGTTTATGAGCGAAGTTTATAGGAACAAAAATATCTTGAGGGAAAAATATATTACAGATAGTGACTTTAATGTTTACTTCCAAAGAAAATGCGAACAAAGTGATACTGTAGCATCATGGAAGGAATATACCTTTTATAAACTCAAACAGGTACTTACTAGAATTCTTTTTGAAGCAGGATTCATTAAAAATCAAAAGGGTGATAAGGAAATAACTATACCAATAGTAGATTGTGACTTAGCACAACATTTAAAAGAAATAGGTGACGGTATATACTTAGAAGTGATGTTAGGACATAAGTCTTAA